AGCCATGCCGCCAGTTCCGGAAAGTCGGTTTCCGACCAGGGACGCTTCATTGCCTCCTTCCGCTGATTGTCCAGGGCGTCGGACGGAGGATTATAGTAATCTCCATTCTCCGGCAACATCGCCGTCCCCAGCAGACTAAAATACGGATCGCGAATCGTCAGCGGCACGTCTCTCGGACCCAAGGTCTGCCAGAGCAACACGACCGCGTTGTTCTCGGTCGTAACGCCTTTGCGTGCCGCCTCATTAATTGCGGAGACGTAGTCGATGTAGCCATGGCTGTCCAATGGTGCGAGTAGGTACGTCGTTTCCTTCGAGACGATGATTTTGGTGTGCGCGCGTCCGCGTTTTTCGAGAAGATGATCAACAAAGACCAACCCGCAAACGAGCAAGGGCAGTAAAGAGACGATTAACACGATAAGCTTTTTTCGCATTGATCTGTCGCGTAAAGTTTCAAACGATCCGCGCGATAGTAAGCCGCCATTTTCGCCCACGGTGAGCCGCGTGTCGAGTAATAAGTTCGATCCAAAGTCTGCGCCAATTCGGTTTGACCCGGCGGCAGCGTTCGTTTCCGCGGGACTGAGCCGGGACAATCAGGTTGCGCTGGTACCGCGGTTGGAAGCTGCGCGGCGCGAGGTTTTGGCGGAATTGGATCAGGCGCGATCAAAGTCGGCGATTGGCGCGGAAGGGCAGGGGGGCGCGGCGGAGATTATCGATTTGCCGGAGCGGATGCTTGGTGATTATCGGCAGCGGCGCGGCAAGAGCGAGTTGGGGCGGATATTGGCAACCGCGAAACGGCTGCGGGAGACGGTGGATCGCGTAGTAACCGTTGGGAGCGAGAGCGATTGTCTGGCAGCTCGCGCGTTGTTCGAGGCTTGCTGCCATCCGTATCACAATGAGCAAGGGCGCGGTGACCGCGGCGGGCGGCCGCGGATTTATTTTGCGGGGAGCGAGTTCGACAACGATGCGCTGCAAGGGTTGCTCGACTTGCTCGGGCACGGCAGGACGGCTTCGACGATCGACGATCGATGGGGTGTGATCGCGATCGGGGCGGACGGTCCGGCAACTGAATTAGCCGTACGACCGGCGGAAGTTTCCACCGACGAGCCGGGCGGCGTCAGCCCCCGGACTGCGGCAACTGAACCAATCGCGCGACCGGTGGGGCAGATTGGAAACGCGGAGGACGCGGAGATCGCGGAGAACCTGGAGGCGAGTGCAACTCTGAAAGTGCTTCTCGATGCGCTGCGGCAATCGTGCGGCGGCGAGGATGAGGCGCAGGCGCGGCTGTTCGTGCCGGTGAGCAGGGCAGGGGGGCCGGCGGTTTTTTCGGCAGTTGGCCTGTTGCCCGGTTCGGTGATGGGATTGGACGTTGTGCGGCTTCTGGAAGGAGCGGCCGCGATGAACGAGCGATTTCGGACCGCGCCGATCGGTGACAACCCGCCGCTCGACTTCGCGATGGTTGGCCAGTTGATGCGAAATGCTCACGGGACGGCGGCGAGGCGGTTCGCCATGTGGGGCAGGGGGCTGATGACGCTCGTTACATGGTGCGAGCGGATGCGCGAATCTCGAATCTCGGATTTCAAACCTCAGATTTCAGATTTCAAATCGGAGATTCACGGATTGAGAATCAACCTTGTAGTCGAATCGGTGCGCCGCGATCGAATCGTCGTCGGCGCGACCCAGCATGACGACGATCAGGTCGACAATCTCGCTGGAAAGACGCTGCCCGAATTAAACGCGGCGGCAATTCAAGCGGCCAAGGCGGCCGACAAAGCCGCCGGCCGACCGAGCGTAGATATCCGACTCCCCGCGCTTGATGAGGGCGCGCTCGGCCAGTTATTCCAAATGCTGATACTGACTACCGCGATCGAGCGACGCTTAGCGGGCGTTCAAGAGCGCGCGCCATTATCGGGCCGCGGTTGAACGTCGCGCGGGCGGACTTGGATTTCGTCGCCGACCACGCGCGTCTCGAAGCTGTCGATCTTGATCCGCGGGTTGTCGCACCAGGTGCCGTCGGCCACCTTGAATCGCCAAGCGTGCCACGGACAGGTCACGACTCCTTCATCGACCTCGCCCGCTCCGAGCGAGGCGCCCATGTGCGGGCACAGATCGTCAATGGCGAAATACTCGCCACCGGAGTTGAAAACCGCCACCAGCCGATCGCCGAGCACGACCGTGATGCCTTGGCCTTCCGGGATCGATCCGGTTTTGGCAACGGTGGTGAATTCAGATGACAAGGTGGCCGGGTGACAGGTGACAAGGTGACCGACGCGGGCGTCATATTCTATTCAGCGATGGTTGCTAGCGGCCAGGGGGCCGTTATCCTCTGTCCTTTGGCCACCGCATTCGGCATACTATGGTGATGTTAAATTCACAACTCAAAGAACGCATCACCAGCCGCACCTTGCCGCGCGTGCAGACGCCGGCTCAGTACGTCGGTGGTGAGTTGAACATGGTCCGCAAGGACCATCGCGCCGTGCGCGGCAAGCTCTGTTTGGCGTTTCCCGATACTTATTCGATCGGGATGAGCCATCACGGGCTGCAAGTGCTCTATACGCTGATGAACAATCGGGCCGATTGGGTCTGCGAGCGGGCGTTCACGCCGTGGGACGATATGGAGCGAGCGCTCCGTGAAGCCGGCCTGCCGCTTTACAGCCTCGAGACGTTCACGCCCCTTTCGGATTTCGACATCTTCGGTTTCACGCTTCAATACGAAATCTGCACGAGCAACATCCTCACGATGCTCGACCTGGGCGGCATCCCGCTCCGCGGCGCCGAGCGGACGATGGAGCATCCGCTGGTGATCGCCGGCGGGCCCTGCGCCCAGAACCCCGAGCCGCTCGCCCCGTTCATCGATCTGTTTGTCACGGGTGACGGCGAGCCGAGCTTGCCGCTCTTATGCGACGAGTGGCTGCGATTGAAAGACGAATGCCGTGCAAGTGGCGGCTTCGCTCGTGGCGAGGCGGGCGCACGGCAGCGAGAAGAGATGTTGGCCCAAATGGCCGCGCGGCTGCCGTTTGCGTATGTGCCGCGTTTTTACGAGCCGGAATACTATGCCGACGGCCGGCTAGCGGCGCTGAACCGAACGCGGTCCGACGTGCCCGAGACGATCGAGCCTTCGATCATCGGCGATTTCGACGGGACGCCGCTGCCGGCCGCGCCGATCGTGCCGTTTGTCGAATGCGTTCATGACCGGATCGCGATCGAGATTATGCGCGGCTGCCCGTGGCAATGCCGCTTTTGCCAGAGCACGGTGATCAAGCGGCCGCTGCGGGTGCGTGAGGTCGAGACGATCGTCAAGGCAGCGCTTGAGGCGCATCGCAATACGGGCTTCAACGAGGTTTCGCTCCTTTCACTTTCGACGAGCGATTATCCGAATTTCGAGCAGCTCATCCGGCGGATGCAGGAAGTGTTCCGGCCGCTGGGGGTGAGCATTTCGGTGCCGAGCCTCCGCGTGAACGAGATCTTGAAGAGCGTTGCCGCCCTGATCGGCACCGATCGACATTCGAGCCTCACGCTGGCCCCCGAAGTCGCCCGCGACGACATGCGGGAGCAAATTCGCAAGAAAATCAAGAACGAGGACCTTTACGAAGGATGCCGCGAGGCGTTTGCCAACGGGTTCGACAAGGTGAAGCTCTATTTCCTCTGCGGGCTGCCGGGAGAGCGCGAGGTCGATCTCGACGGCATCGTCGACATGGCCGAGACGATCGCCCAGATCGGCCGCGAAGTCCGTGGACGGTTCCCCAAGGTGACGGCGAGCGTTTCGAACTTCGTACCCAAGGCCCACACTCCCTATCAATGGAACGGGATGCAGACTCGCGAGTATTTCCATTGGGCCCATCAGCACATGCGGCGGCGGCTGAAGATTCGCAGCGTGCAGTTGAAATGCCATCCGGTCGAGACGAGCTTGCTCGAAGGCTTGCTCAGCCGCGGCGATCGGCGACTGGCCGACGTGGTCGAGCTGGCCTGGCGACGCGGGGCGCGGCTCGATAGCTGGGCCGAGCGGCTTGATGCGGATTTGTGGTGGAAAGCGCTGGCCGATGTGGGGCAGGGGAGGGCAGGGATGGATTTCGCATCGCTCGTGCATCGCGCGTCGCCGATTGGGGATCGCTTGCCCTGGGACCACATCAATGTGAAGAAAGGGCGGACGTATTTGGAGAAAGAGCAGCTTCGCGCGGTCGTGCAACTCGAGGCGATGGCCGGGGCGGTGTGAGCAATGCCGGCATTTCGCCTTTTGGCCCTCGACATCGACGGTACGCTGATCAATAGCCGCGAGGAACTCACGCCGGCCACGCGGGAAGCGATTCGGCGGGCGCGGCAGGCCGAGATTCAAGTGGTGCTCGCCACTGGCCGGCGCTATAGTCGATCACTCCAATTCGTCGACCGTCTCGAACTCGATCTGCCGCTGGTGACGGCCAGTGGGGCGCTCGTCAAACGGCCACTCGATCATCAGACGCTCTATCGCGCCGAGTTTCACCCCGCAGCGCTTCGCGGCACGCTCGCGCATTTAATGCGATCCGGTTACGACGCCGTGCTTTATACCGATAGCTATGCCGAAGGGTTCGATTTCTACTGTCCGCGACTGGAAGTGGAGCAAGCGGAATTGGCGGAGTTTTATCGACTCAATCCGGAATGTGGCCGTGTCCTGCCCGAACTGATGACCGCGCCTCCCGCCGCCGTTTTCGCCGGCTTCGCAATGGGAACGAAATCGCAAATGCTTCGCGTGGCCGACGAATTGCAGGCCAAGTGGAACGAAGACCTGACGATCCACGTGCTCCGTAGCCCGCGATATACGGGCTTCATGTGCGAGATCGCCCCGGCGGGCGTGAGCAAATGGTCTGGCGTGCTGCACGTGGCCGAGCAAAGCGGAATCGCCCGCGAGGAAATCTGTGCCGTCGGCGATGACGTGAACGACATTCCGATGATCCTCGGCGCCGGCTTAGGCGTGGCGATGGGCAATGCCTTGGACGAAGTCAAGGCAGCAGCCGACCGAGTGGCGCCGGGGCACGACAGCGATGGGCTGGTGGCCGTGGTCGATTGGCTGCTGTTAGACTAGAGACAGGATAAGTCTCTCAATGGAAATGCGCAAAGCTCATCAACTCTCAGCAGCGGCGCTGTTACTGGCCGCGATAACCGCCACCGCTCGCGCGGCCGACCCGTCGCTAGCCGATGCGCAGCGACTATTTCTCAGAGGCGCGTACGCCGAGGCTGGTGAGATGTTCGGCCAATTGGCGGAGAAGGAGCCGGCGGCGGTGGTTGGAGCCGCTCGCTGCCTATCGTCCGTCGGTAAGACGGACGAGGCGGTGACGCTCCTTGAAGCAGCAGCGAAAAAGCGTAACGCAAACGGCGAGATTCATGCCGAGTTGGCCCGATTGGCCTTGGAGCGAGGGGATTACAGGGAAGCCGAAGATCGGGCGCTCTTCACGATTTGCGGGTGGCCCAATGAGATGCCTGCCGCCGCCCAAGCGAAATGGACCCTTGCGGAACTGCGTTGTCGCGAAGGTCGGCTCGATGAGGCTCAGAGAATCTACAAGCGGCTCGTGGATTTCCACAATTCTGCGGATGAGATCAAGGACCCAGACGCGCTGCGGTACATTGGCTTGTGCGCCGCTCAATACGCCCGCTGGACTCGGCAGAGCGACCAATTCCATTTTCTTGTCAACGAACTGTATCCCGACATTCTCAAGCTCGACAAAGACTATTGGCCGGTCCATTACGAGGCGGGGCTGCTCTATTTGGAGAAGTTCAATCAGGCCGACGCTGCCGCAGAATTCAAAGCGGCGTTGGCGATCAATCCGCAGGCGGCCGAAGTCCACGCCGCCCTCGCCAGCCTCGCTTTGCAGAATTTCGAACTGTCCGAGGCGCACGCATCGATCAAGCGAGCGCTGGAAATCAATCCGCGGCTCCTCTGGGCGCGGCAGCTTCAGGCCGATGTGCAACTTGCCAATTTCGAGCCGGCGGAAGCAGTCGAATCACTCAAGGAAACGCTCAAGCTCAATCCGCTCGACGAGCGAACGCTCGGCCGGCTCGCGGCTGCGTACGCCGGAATGGACGGCGTGCCCGAGAAAGTCGCCGGCACTCGGCTCGGCCGGCTGATCGACGAAGTTTCCACCCACAATCCGCACGCCGGAGAGTTCTTCACGGCGCTGGCCGACGGGCTGGATCGACTCAGCCGCTATCCGGACGCCGCCCGTTTCTATCGCGCGGCGATCGAGCACATGCCGCAGCTTGTCGCTCCGCGCGGGCAATTGGGGCTGGTCACCATGAGACTCGGCAATGAGATCGAGGCCGACAAGCTGCTCCGCGAATCGTTCGATATCGACCCGTTCAATGTCCGCGTGAGCAACACGCTCAAGGTACTCGACGTGCTTGCCGGCTACGCCACGATCGAGACGGACCATTTCGTCATCAAGTTCGACCGCGCTCAGGACGAATTCCTGGCGCACAATGCGGCGAAATACCTCGAAGGCGAGGTCTATCCGCAGTTGGTCAAGAAATTCGGTTTTCAGCCCGAGGGGAAGTCGCTGTTCGAGATTTTCAGCCGCGCGAAGAATACTAACGGACACGGCTGGTTCAGCGCTCGGATGGTCGGCCTGCCGTA
This is a stretch of genomic DNA from Pirellulales bacterium. It encodes these proteins:
- a CDS encoding tetratricopeptide repeat protein; its protein translation is MEMRKAHQLSAAALLLAAITATARAADPSLADAQRLFLRGAYAEAGEMFGQLAEKEPAAVVGAARCLSSVGKTDEAVTLLEAAAKKRNANGEIHAELARLALERGDYREAEDRALFTICGWPNEMPAAAQAKWTLAELRCREGRLDEAQRIYKRLVDFHNSADEIKDPDALRYIGLCAAQYARWTRQSDQFHFLVNELYPDILKLDKDYWPVHYEAGLLYLEKFNQADAAAEFKAALAINPQAAEVHAALASLALQNFELSEAHASIKRALEINPRLLWARQLQADVQLANFEPAEAVESLKETLKLNPLDERTLGRLAAAYAGMDGVPEKVAGTRLGRLIDEVSTHNPHAGEFFTALADGLDRLSRYPDAARFYRAAIEHMPQLVAPRGQLGLVTMRLGNEIEADKLLRESFDIDPFNVRVSNTLKVLDVLAGYATIETDHFVIKFDRAQDEFLAHNAAKYLEGEVYPQLVKKFGFQPEGKSLFEIFSRAKNTNGHGWFSARMVGLPYIGTVGACAGRMVAMQSPNDGPHKFNWARVLRHEFVHVVNLQQTNFNIPHWFTEALAVQNEGFPRPPQWDSLLVDRMAKGKLYNLETIDSGFIRPKSSDDWAMAYCQAELYADYMLDRFGPDALAKMLAGYSDNVNTRTAIRRSFGFEPADFEKGYVEYLKKIVAGIGQSRRGVQSLKALAREYLKAGEDQKLFNVLVKLVELDPDDLPMRKKLAQLALAEKNYDSAACWAKQSLFIDVQDVDSHETLAEALLGRQEYAAAVEELEAAVKLEPKTLSLQLSLADAYVRAGQTEKGRGALNAILAVDANFPGAAEMLEKLKP
- a CDS encoding TIGR03960 family B12-binding radical SAM protein, coding for MLNSQLKERITSRTLPRVQTPAQYVGGELNMVRKDHRAVRGKLCLAFPDTYSIGMSHHGLQVLYTLMNNRADWVCERAFTPWDDMERALREAGLPLYSLETFTPLSDFDIFGFTLQYEICTSNILTMLDLGGIPLRGAERTMEHPLVIAGGPCAQNPEPLAPFIDLFVTGDGEPSLPLLCDEWLRLKDECRASGGFARGEAGARQREEMLAQMAARLPFAYVPRFYEPEYYADGRLAALNRTRSDVPETIEPSIIGDFDGTPLPAAPIVPFVECVHDRIAIEIMRGCPWQCRFCQSTVIKRPLRVREVETIVKAALEAHRNTGFNEVSLLSLSTSDYPNFEQLIRRMQEVFRPLGVSISVPSLRVNEILKSVAALIGTDRHSSLTLAPEVARDDMREQIRKKIKNEDLYEGCREAFANGFDKVKLYFLCGLPGEREVDLDGIVDMAETIAQIGREVRGRFPKVTASVSNFVPKAHTPYQWNGMQTREYFHWAHQHMRRRLKIRSVQLKCHPVETSLLEGLLSRGDRRLADVVELAWRRGARLDSWAERLDADLWWKALADVGQGRAGMDFASLVHRASPIGDRLPWDHINVKKGRTYLEKEQLRAVVQLEAMAGAV
- a CDS encoding Cof-type HAD-IIB family hydrolase, giving the protein MPAFRLLALDIDGTLINSREELTPATREAIRRARQAEIQVVLATGRRYSRSLQFVDRLELDLPLVTASGALVKRPLDHQTLYRAEFHPAALRGTLAHLMRSGYDAVLYTDSYAEGFDFYCPRLEVEQAELAEFYRLNPECGRVLPELMTAPPAAVFAGFAMGTKSQMLRVADELQAKWNEDLTIHVLRSPRYTGFMCEIAPAGVSKWSGVLHVAEQSGIAREEICAVGDDVNDIPMILGAGLGVAMGNALDEVKAAADRVAPGHDSDGLVAVVDWLLLD
- a CDS encoding Rieske 2Fe-2S domain-containing protein, whose amino-acid sequence is MSSEFTTVAKTGSIPEGQGITVVLGDRLVAVFNSGGEYFAIDDLCPHMGASLGAGEVDEGVVTCPWHAWRFKVADGTWCDNPRIKIDSFETRVVGDEIQVRPRDVQPRPDNGARS